The Acidimicrobiales bacterium genomic sequence GGCGGCGGCACCACCGAGACGGCGCTGATCTCGATGGGCGACATCGTGGCGGTCGACGCGGTCCGGGTCGGGAGCTTCGACCTCGACGCCGCCATCCAGTCCTACGTGCGCCGCGAGTACCGCATCGCCGTGGGCGACCGCACCGCCGAGGAGATCAAGCTGGCGATCGGGTCGGCCTGGCCCATCCAGGAGGACCTGAAGGCCGAGGTCCGGGGGCGCGACCTGGCCACCGGGCTGGCCAAGACGGTGATCCTCACGCCGGCCGAGCTGCGGGGCGCCACCGAGGACGTGGTGCGCGAGATCGTCGAGTCGGTGAAGGTGTGCCTGGGCAACGCCCCGCCGGAGCTGGCCAACGACGTGATCGGCGAGGGCCTGCACCTGGTGGGCGGGGGCGGCATGCTGCCGGGCCT encodes the following:
- a CDS encoding rod shape-determining protein, with protein sequence GGGTTETALISMGDIVAVDAVRVGSFDLDAAIQSYVRREYRIAVGDRTAEEIKLAIGSAWPIQEDLKAEVRGRDLATGLAKTVILTPAELRGATEDVVREIVESVKVCLGNAPPELANDVIGEGLHLVGGGGMLPGLDQRIANDIEVPVQLVESPLECVVLGAGQCLESPAALHAVFQDE